The following proteins come from a genomic window of Meleagris gallopavo isolate NT-WF06-2002-E0010 breed Aviagen turkey brand Nicholas breeding stock chromosome Z, Turkey_5.1, whole genome shotgun sequence:
- the LOC100539846 gene encoding tropomyosin alpha-4 chain-like isoform X2: MKVIENRAMKDEEKMELQEMQLREAKHIAEEADGKYEEVARKLVVLEGELEHSEERAEVAESKCGDLEEELKIVTNNLKSLEAQADKYSIKEDKYEEEIKLLGEKLKEAETRAEFAEQSVAKLEKTIDDLEENLASAKEENVGIHQVLDQMLLELNNL; the protein is encoded by the exons ATGAAGGTCATTGAAAACAGGGCCATGAAGGATGAGGAGAAGATGGAGCTCCAGGAAATGCAGCTGAGGGAAGCCAAGCACATAGCGGAAGAGGCTGACGGCAAATACGAGGAG GTTGCCCGCAAGCTGGTGGTCCTTGAGGGAGAGCTGGAGCACTCGGAGGAGAGGGCAGAGGTTGCAGAGAG TAAATGTGGTGACCTAGAAGAAGAGCTGAAAATCGTCACCAACAACTTGAAGTCTCTGGAAGCCCAGGCTGACAAG TATTCCATCAAGGAGGACAAGTACGAGGAGGAAATCAAGCTTCTAGGGGAAAAACTGAAGGAG GCTGAGACTAGGGCAGAGTTTGCTGAGCAGTCTGTGGCAAAGCTGGAGAAAACCATTGATGACTTAGAAG AGAATCTGGCCAGTGCCAAAGAGGAGAATGTGGGCATCCACCAGGTCCTGGACCAAATGTTATTGGAGCTAAACAACCTCTGA
- the LOC100539846 gene encoding tropomyosin alpha-4 chain-like isoform X1 → MKVIENRAMKDEEKMELQEMQLREAKHIAEEADGKYEEVARKLVVLEGELEHSEERAEVAESRVRQLEEELRAMDQSLKSLIASEEEYSIKEDKYEEEIKLLGEKLKEAETRAEFAEQSVAKLEKTIDDLEENLASAKEENVGIHQVLDQMLLELNNL, encoded by the exons ATGAAGGTCATTGAAAACAGGGCCATGAAGGATGAGGAGAAGATGGAGCTCCAGGAAATGCAGCTGAGGGAAGCCAAGCACATAGCGGAAGAGGCTGACGGCAAATACGAGGAG GTTGCCCGCAAGCTGGTGGTCCTTGAGGGAGAGCTGGAGCACTCGGAGGAGAGGGCAGAGGTTGCAGAGAG CCGAGTGAGACAGCTGGAAGAGGAGCTGAGGGCCATGGACCAGAGCCTCAAATCCCTCATTGCCTCAGAGGAAGAG TATTCCATCAAGGAGGACAAGTACGAGGAGGAAATCAAGCTTCTAGGGGAAAAACTGAAGGAG GCTGAGACTAGGGCAGAGTTTGCTGAGCAGTCTGTGGCAAAGCTGGAGAAAACCATTGATGACTTAGAAG AGAATCTGGCCAGTGCCAAAGAGGAGAATGTGGGCATCCACCAGGTCCTGGACCAAATGTTATTGGAGCTAAACAACCTCTGA